GAACACGACACCTGTGAAGTATTGGATAGTTACGGACTTCCTTTTTCGCATTACAAACATTTGAAACCTTTCATAGCGTGGCTCAATAAATGGTCGTGTGCGCGCAGAAACGATGCACCCATACAATCGATCAAAACAGCCAGTTGTGGAGACTATGCTCTCGTGTATTTGATGTATAAAGCGAGAGGTAAAAGTACGGAAGAGTTTCTCGAGTTATTTTCTGAGCATGATCTTGTAAGCAACGATGACAAAGTAGGAGACATCTTGGAAGATATTGTAGAGAACgaaataaaagcttttgaataaaaCACGCGTGTTTCATTTGAATCATGAGTTGTGTAGAGCAAGGTTTTACGTTTAAGTCTCCTTCGAGCATTTTGGTCGTGGGACCCTCCAACTGTGGAAAGACCACCTTCCTAAAACGTCTCTTATTGGAAAATGAGGACCTTCTCGCCACGCCCTCCAGAAGAATCGTCTACTGTTACGGGTCGTGGCAACCGACCTTTGACATCCTAAAAAAGGAAGGCGTGACATTCCACGAAGGTGTACCTACCCACGAACAATTGAAAGAATGGTTTGGGGACAAAAAAGGGGGTCTCTTGATCTTGGACGATCTCATGGCCGAAGGAGGAGACGACAAAGATATCCTAAATCTCTTCACTCAGTATTCGCATCACATGAACGTCACCGTGTTTTATCTA
The sequence above is a segment of the Pocillopora verrucosa isolate sample1 chromosome 13, ASM3666991v2, whole genome shotgun sequence genome. Coding sequences within it:
- the LOC131783891 gene encoding uncharacterized protein, with product MSCVEQGFTFKSPSSILVVGPSNCGKTTFLKRLLLENEDLLATPSRRIVYCYGSWQPTFDILKKEGVTFHEGVPTHEQLKEWFGDKKGGLLILDDLMAEGGDDKDILNLFTQYSHHMNVTVFYLCQDMFPRGKYAKTISRNAQYIVAFINPRDQVALRTLLLQMYPTTWKDPLEQYNACTERPFSYLLLDVHPATPDNRRLLSHLLKHEGCIRCYR